Sequence from the Thermoproteales archaeon genome:
TTTAAAGCAGCATAGAGAATTCTTAACTTAGATAAGTTTTTGACCGCTAACAAAGATAAAAATCCTTTAATTTTGGATACCGATACGTTAAGGGAGCGCCCGTATGTAGTAAATTGGTTGAAGTATCGAAAAAGCTTAAAAATTGGGAATTGAAGATAGGTTACTGCTCAAGAAGAGGATCCTCCGAGAAATTAGCGTAGAGCTTAAAAAGTTGCTTAAGACTGGTAGGTTCTATCTTCTTTTGTTTAGAGCTAATTTTAAATAGGCAGTAATTGGTGTATTACAATGATATTTGGTGGATTTAGTGGATGTGTTGGAGGCTCTACATCCGTATATTAGAAAGTTATGGCTAGAAAAGGGTTTTGGCGCTCTCACCCCACCCCAAGTAGATGCTATACCGCATGTTCTTTCTGGAGAAAACGTGCTTATAGTAGCGCCTACCGGAACTGGTAAAACTGAGGCAGCTTTCTTGCCGATACTCTCAAAGCTTTTAGATGAGGAGAAGAAAGGTATAAAAATTATATATATTACGCCTTTACGGACGCTCAATAGGGATCTTTTAAATAGGCTTGAATGGTGGACGTTAAAGCTTGATTTGCGTATAGCCGTTAGGCATGGAGATACTTCAATGTCTGAGCGGCGCGTACAAGCTTTAAAGCCGCCGGACATTATGATAACTACTCCTGAAACTTTCCAGCTGCTGCTTATTGGGGAGAGGCTTAAACAGCATATTCAAGGCTTGAAATGGGTTATAGTAGACGAGGTTCACGAGGTAGCTGATAGCAAGCGTGGAGTTCAGCTTGCTCTACTGCTTGAGAAAGCTAGGAAAATGACGGGTAGAGTTTTTCAGCTTATAGGGCTTTCCGCTACTGTTGGAAATCCCGAGGGGGTGGCTGAATTTCTCTCTGGAGTAGGTAGAAAGTGTAGAGTTGTGTATACACCGGTAGCCAAATTGTTTGAGGTTAAGGTCGCATGGCCGGATGTTAAAGGCGAAGATTACATCCTGGCTGAAAAGCTGATGGTATCGGAAAGTTTGGCTGCGAGGCTACGCTACATAAGAGAAGCTGTAGAGAAATATGGAAGCGTTCTCATTTTTTCTAATACTAGGCCAACCGTCGAGATGCTCGGTAGCAGGCTCAAGCTTTGGGATATAAAGTTTCCAGTATACGTTCATCATGGAAGCTTGTCTCAGGAGGAGAGGATTAGAATCGAGGATATGCTTAGAGCGGGCAAGATAAAAGGCGTTGTCTGCACTTCGTCTATGGAGCTTGGGATAGATATTGGGCACGTAGACTTCGTTATTCAATATAATTCCCCTAGAGAAGTTAGAAGGCTTATACAGAGAATAGGAAGGTCTGGACACGGCATAGGCAGAGTGAGTAAGGGAGTTGTGCTCGTGGGGGATAGCGATGATGCCTTAGAAGCTATCGTACTCGTAAACTTACTAAAGCTTGAAAAGATAGAGCCTTCGATCCCGCCGCGGAAACCTTTCGATGTTTTAGCTCACGAAATAGTGGGTTTTGCTCTTACTGGATTGTATACGCCAGAGGAAATATACGAACTAGCTAGGAAAACTGTTCCCTACAGAAACTTGGAATGGATAGAGTATGAGGAATTATTGAAGTTTCTCGAAGATATCGGATTGATCCGGATAAGGGGGAAATATGTTAGGCCTGCCGGTAGGAGAAGCTACGACTATTTCTATGGAGTTTTGTCTATGATTCCCGAGGTAAAGCAGTATGATGTTGTTGAAAGAGATAGCGGTGATTTTATCGGCCTACTAGATGATTTCTTCGTATCAGAGTACTGCGAGCCGGGTGCAAGGTTTATAATGGCTGGTAGACCGTGGGAGGTGGTTTCTCTCACAGAGAATACAGTATACGTTAAGTCTATAGAAGATTATAGAAGTGCGATCCCAAGCTGGGTTGGCGAGGAAATCCCTGTTCCTTTCCACGTAGCACAGGAAGTTGGTAGAATTAGAGGAGAAGTTGAAAAGCTCGCTCAGAAAGGTTTAGGTTTGAAAGAGGTAGCTGAGGTAGTTTCCCAAAAATATGGAGTAAGCGTGAAAACCGTTGAAAAGGCTATTTTAAGCGTCTATTGCATGGCTAGAGAGGGCGTACCAGTTCCCACTCACCGGAGAATAGTTGTGGAAGATGCGGAGGGTATAATTGTAGTGCACGCCCATTTTGGGAATAGGGTTAACCGAGTACTCGGGAAATACTTGTCATATAGGATTTCAAGGCTTTTCGGCTTACCTGTGTACGTCTCCGAGAAACCCTACAGGATATTGCTAAGAGTTGAGGGGGTTGGTATGGAGGAAATAGAGGCTATTCTAAAAGATACTACTGTTGAAAAGTTTAAGAAGCATTTAATTGCGGCTGTAGAAGAAAGTCGTATATTCAGGTGGAGGCTGCAGCAGGTTGCTAGGAAAATGGGGGTTATCGAGCCTGGAACTATGCTAGCTAGGGGAGATGTAGAAAAGCTTGCTATATCTCTTAAAGATACCCCGCCCTACAAAGAAGCTTTAAAAGAGGTTTTGTATAAGGATATGGATTTGGAGAACGCGCTCAAAGTTGTGGAAAAGATAGAGCAGGGAGAGATCGAGGTTAAGCCTATTCTGGGACCTACAAGGTTAACTCTCGAGCATTACAGGTATTTAAGCGAGTATTTAGAACCTGTATCTCCGGAGAAAAGAGATATGATTAATTTAATGATGTTCAAGATAAGGCTTTTTTCGAGCTTTATAAGCCTTGCATGTCTCGAGTGTGGATATGTGTGGAGCTCTCCTGTCGCCGAGCTCGTCGAAAGGCTTGAATGTCCTGCTTGCTTCTCTGACAGACTGGCTTTCGATGCTGTTAGCGAGAGGGAGATGAATCTACGGCTTAAAAAATGTAAAAAAGGTAAGGGTAGAGGCTGTAGAAAATTCTGGAGTAGCGTTAAGGCTTTACAGAGTTATGGACTAGGTGCAATACTTGCCAGAGCAGCCGGCTTTAGCTTCCGCGATGTTTTAAAGATAGCTGAAGGTTACGATGGAAATATTGATTCTTTCGTAAAGAAATTATGGATAGAACGCAAAAAGAGAATTATTAAGGAGAAAAGTAAAAGCTAAATTATTCAGTCTTAATCCCTAAGAGCTTTTTAGAATCAATTTCTATCTTAGATCGCCAGCCCACAACTATATCATCATTATCTTCTTCAAGGTAGCCGAGCTTTATCAATTTTTCAACAACATAGCCTACCCTCCACTTACCAAATTTTGAATGTAAAACTTCCAAAAGCTGCTTTCTAGGCGCTCTGCTATTTCTCGAAAGTAGGTATAGCAGGGAAACGGCTAAAATCGCGATATCATCTATTCTCCACCCCGACGTTTTAAGTTCTTGCAGCGTGGGCGCTTCTTTCAGAACGGGGACAAAAAGTGCTTTTCTTAGAGCAGTCTTATCCTCGTCAAAACTTAGAAACTTGCCATTCTCGTCAACTATTTTAATCGTTATACCAAAGTTCTCCAGAGAATCATTTAAAGCCTTAACAACTTCAACGAAGTTTTCACCTAGAAATTTCCGCAGTTCCCAACCTTTAACGCCAGGCTTTCCCCTGCTCCTATAAAGCAGGATTCTAGCGGCTTTTCTAATTTTTGCCGAGGGTATTCTAGCAGGCATTGGCTGTAGCCTCTAACGATATAACTATAGATTGATACTCTCCGTTTTGGGGGGCTTTAACTATGAAATATTTTTCTTTTAACGGATTATAAAATATGCTAATCCTTCCCATAGTAGCCAAATAGGAGATAGCATATGCTTTAAAAAATCTTTTCAAAGGTTCGTCATCCGCTATTATCTCGCTGTAATCAACGAGCTTATTTTTGCTTATTTTCTTCGCTATCTCCTCTTCAACCTCCTCAACAACTTTTCTCAAGTCGATTTTCGCGATTAAACCCAATTCTTCGAGCTCCCTACCCGTTATAATCTTCGTTTCCTGCCCTTGCACTTCCTCTAGCACGAACCTTTTCCTTAATGATAAATAGTTCAAGGCCCTTAAAACATCAGTCCACGTTATCTGCTCCAGTTCAATTATCGGATGCATAGCGTTTGCAAGCTCTTTAGCAAGCTCCTGCTTAGATAACGTAGATATTTTAAGCAATGCTATAAAGGGGCCCAAAACCAGTAGGGAAGACCTTCCTTTAACCCATTCCTCCTGCTCTTTAATAACTTCAGCTATTTGCTCTAGGATTTCAGCATCGACTATCAAATCTTCATCAGTTAGCTCTGGAAGAATTTTCTCAAGCTCTCCGATAAAATACTTGATATTTATTTTGAAGGGATCAGAAGCCTTTCGCAACGTTTCAGTTAACTCTTCCAAAAGCTCCCTAAGCTTAACCCGCGCCTCCACGCTCAAAACGATCACCCAACAAGAGAGGGAGAAGATGCTGTCTTAACCTTTTGAACTAGTATAATGTTCGCGTTTTCCGGCATTTTATCCATAGGTCCCGGGGTTATCAGAATGTATTGAATATTCTTATTTTCTTTAGCTTGTTGAATAACCATGTCGAGTATAGCCGCCCTATTACTTGGATCCATGTGAACATCAAACTCGTCAATAGCCCTCAAAGGAGATTTTATGTGGGATTGCAAAGCTAGCAAAAAGCACATTATTGCTGTAGATCTTTCTCCTCCACTTTGCGTATAAGGGTCTAGGAGCGCGGGTTCCAAACCTTTAAAACCAACCGTCAGCTCCAGTCCTGCGTTGGCGAAATCGTCTAGATTTACTAGTTTTACATCTCCAACAGCGTCAAATCTCTGCAGGAACCACCTATATGATTCCGCGACTTCGGAAATTACGTTAACGAGCCTTTGCCTCCATATATTGATGCGCTTTTCCAGCTCCTCCAAAGCTTTTTTCCTATTCAGAGCAGCCTCCTCCGCCTTCCGGGACAACTCTTCGAAAGCCGTGCTATACTTTTCAAAAGCTTCCACTACGTTCTCGGGTATAGTTCCTAAAGCTGCAATAGAAAGCTCTATCTGCCTAAGATCTTCCTCAACATCGCTCAAGCTTCTCGAGCTTTCAACCCTAGCACCGTACTCTAGCGCTTTATTCTTTAACTCTCTAATTTTCCTCCTTAATTTCTTCTCTTCTCGAGAGAGAGAATCCAGTTCGCGCTCTAAAAGCGAAATTTTAAACTCGGAGAGTTTCTTATCGGCAAGCAGGTTCGCATATTCCATCCATTTTTCTCTAAGATTTGAAATTCCATTTTCCAAATTTATACTTCCATTGATTATGTTATTTTCAAGGCTAGTAATTTTACTGTTTAACTCCTCTATTCTCTTTATCCTATCTTCAAGCATAAGCTTAGTACTCTCTATTTCCCCTCTAAGCTCTTTCACTCTACCAGCTAGCTCCGCGAGCTCCTTCTCTCTATCTCTAACCATTATCCAAGCTTTCTCGCGCTTCAATAGCTGAAGCTTCTCCTCCAGCTTCCTCCTTCTAAGATACTTGTCATGCATTTCTCTCCAATAGCTCAACGCTTCTTCAGCTTTAGCCAGCATCTCTCTAACCTTTTCCTCTTCCCTCTTCGTGTACTCTAGCTTTTCTAGAGCTGAAACTATCCTACTCCTGTAGCCTCTCAAGCCTATAGCATCTTCGACTATTCTAAGCTTCTCCTGAGCCGATAAGAAGGCAAATTCTTCGATCATGTTCTGGTGCATGATAATCAGCATGTTATCAGGGTTGAGGCCTATCTTCGAAAGATATCTATAGACTTCGATTTTAGGCACGCTTCTACCGTTTATCTCATGCCAGTATTGACCGTCACTTCTAATATACCTGGTAAAATAAACCTCGTCACTTCGAAACCACGGCAGCGGCCGCCTGCTTCGTATTGGAGAATTATCCAACACTACGGTAACCCGAGCAACGTCTTCTCCCCGCCTTATCAAATCGCTTAACCTTCGCCCTCTCTCAGTGTATGTTTGTCCTAAAGCCACTGAAATTCCCAAGAGTATGCTGGATTTACCGGAGCCATTAGGTCCTGTAATAATGTTTAGCCCAGGTTTGAATGGTATTCTCGAATACTTGTAAGACATGAAGTTTTCAAGTATAACTTCCTTTATTGTCGCTGGCATTTAGCTAGTACACCTTAGAAAATAAATAATCATTCTTGTATAAATAAAGTATCGGCTAACGTTAAGGTGACTCCATGGTTTTAGCTTTTAAAGTTTTTGAAGTAGTTGAAGAAATGAATTTTGCGACTATAGCTTCAAAATTGAAAAACTACAAGATGGTTGAGATAGAAGAGATAAATGGTAGAGAAGTCGAAACTGGCTTTGAAATAGTAAGTCTCGAAGAACGCGATGGAAAGCTGGTAGGCAACGTTATAGAAAGCTTCATAGTTTCTCTAAGCTATAAAGGTGAAGAGTTTAGAGCGCCAGTTTCGGTGTCTACTCTTTTCGAATTTTATAGATACAGGGATAGGATCTTGTTAATAATCGCGGCTAAAAAACCGAGGGCAAACAGGATAGCGTCGATTTTCTCCACCATACTATCGGCTAGAAAAGCCGCGATATTAGAAGCTCAGATACCGGCGGAAACTCTTAAAGCTTTGCACGAGGAAAGACCCGGATCGACGAAAGTTGTATTTTTTGATGGCGTTAAATTGCCGGGCGTTGACAAGCTATCGCTTTACGGTGAGCAACTTGCAGATACCACGCTTTATAGCGAATATTTAAAGCTTGGAAAAGTGTGGTACGTCGTTTTTGAAGCTGAGGAGGGAATAGTTATAGGAGTGACGCGTAATTGCGTGGTAACTTTCTTTTCTAAAATAGATATCGACTCTGCGCTAGATTATATTAGAGAAAAGATAATACCTTTGACAGTGAAACCTTAAATGCCCACTTACTTTATTGGATACAAAGCCCCGCTAACAGAATTTGATAAGTGCGTAAGAGAGCCTTACCGCTTAATTCCGCTCGAGCAAAGGCATTTAACCCTGTTATATTTTGGTTTTCTAAAAAAGCACGAAATAGAGGTTTTGCTCAAGAAAGTTAAATCCGTTAAAGCTGAGCGAGTAACAGTTTTATTTAATTCTTTAACAGCTTTTCCATCATTACAAAAGCCTAAATATTTAGCTGCGATACCCGACTATAAAGGCAGAAACCGACTTATGAAAATTAGGGAAAGTGTTGAAGGTTTATTCGCAGATTTTACAAAAGAAAAATATGAAATTTTTAATCCTCACGTTTCAATAGCTTATACTAGGAGTAAGCCGACAATAGAATTGCAGAAGAAAGCTAGCAAATCTATCAAAAACTGCAAGAGAGTTAAGGAAACTTTAGTTTTCGATAGGCTGCTCATTTTTAGGGCTGAAAAGGGTAAAATAACTGTAATAGTGTAAAAGTGCCAGATATTCAAGATTTTAAAATAAATCTGTGAACTTTAAAGGTTTGATTTAGGCTGAGTAGGAGATTAATATTTTAATATGTCCATATAAACAAATATCACGGTAACTATCCCGAGGGGATATGTGGGTTGAAATTGAAAGAAAGCAGTAGTATAATATTCGGAAGAGACGTCAAAAACCTATTGAGAAAATTGATTAAAGGATATTTCAAGTATTTCAGCATGGACAAGCTAAACAGCGATGGTAGGAAAATCTTCGAAGAAATGGCGCGCATGCTAATCTACGAGCACCCAGAATATAAATCTTTAATAACAAAAGCCAGGCATGATCCAACTTTAGACAATGTAATGAAAATAGCTAGGCTAGTTCTAGGAGAGGAAGCTAATCACCTCTTAATCACGGCTATTCAAGGACCTATAAACTACACGTCGGGATTAGAAACAAAAAAGTACTAGCTTGTGCCTCTACGGAATCACCTCTATCGTATTTAGAAATGGAGGATAATATAGCAGCTCCCGATTGATCTTTTTATCTTCAAGAAGTCGTATTATCTTATTTTTAAATTTTAGAAGATTATCCACTAAAAATTTTGTAATAGTGCATATTTTTCTAAAACCTTCTTCACCCCACAATTTCTCATAATAAGCGTATAAGCATCTACCGCCACAATACTTGAAAATTCTGCAATCCACGCAGGGCTTTCCAATTTTTAAAGCACCTTCGAGATCTCTCGGCTTAAAATCTTTTATATGTCCTATTCTAGCCCATTCGACGTCGACAGCTATCGGGCAGGCTAATATGGAGCCGTCAGTGCTTACAGCAAACGCCTTACTGCCAGAGCCGCATGGAGGAGAAATGAACTCGTCAAAAAGCATCGCCTTTGCTATACCTAAAAATGGAGCAATGCCTAGAACAACCCCCTTTTCTAGCTTATCTATCCAAAGCTTGACTAGCTTATCTAATCCAGGAAGATAATCCTCTAAAACCCATTTATCAAAGTTTTTCCAGCGGTCGCTCCACACGACGTCGAGCTGCCAGTGAACGTGATCGAACAGGTTTAAAGATAATAAATGGGTAACGTCTCTATATATGCTACCTTTCTCGCTTACGGTCATCCTAGCAACCAAATCCGCTTTAGCGCCAATACTTCTAAGATATTTTGCAGCTTCGATAACCCTATCGTACACTCCGGCACCTCTATAGTAATCTGTTACTTCTCGAATGCCGTCAATAGATAATAAAATCGTATCAAACCGCCTCCAGTATTCAATTGGCAGCTGTTTAACTAACAAACCATTAGTTTGGATAACAAAATGTTTTGCATTTACACGATCCATTATTTCACGGATAATGCCAGGGTTTAGTAGGGGCTCGCCTCCATAAAAAGCTACTACCAGGTCGCCATCCTGCTCGAGAAAACTTATCAAATCTTTTATATCGTACTTTACTTCCCAGGGGACAAGATTTTGAGGAAAACTTCCACTACAATATTTACATCTCAAGTTGCATTTTCCAGTTGTGAAAACGTAGAAAAGCATAGCTTGGATGACCGTTTAATTCGGACAGCCAGGTTCTCCGCTTTCGAGCTTCCCCTCAATAAACGCTTTAACTACGTCGCTTATCTTGCCCGAAACTCCTGATACGATATTAATACCAAGCTCTTCGAAAAACTGTACTGCCCGCCTTCCTATACCACCAGTAATTGCTACGTCGACGTTTAAAGATTTGAGAAATCTTGGAGTCTCGCCAGGGCTGTGGCGAATAAACGGGTTTTCAATAACTTCTATTTTTTCAATTTCCTTCCCTTTCAACTCTATTATCGTGTAGTATTTAGCTCTGCCAAAGTGCTGCTCGACGAAGCTGTCTAAGCCCTTATTATCAACCGATGGAATTGCTATCTTCATACACCACCCCCCAGCCTATTTTCTAAATAACGCAAATCTTATCTTCTTCTTTCTACGAATCATAAGTTTGTATTGCAACGTTAAAAGCTTTTCTGGAGTAAGCAGCTTCGCCGCTACGTATATAACTAAAAGAGTTACGGTTAAAGAGTATAAAATGCCGTAAACCGCGACGGGTGACAGCTCGCCCAGTATCATGGATTTGACGGCTATTAGTGGGTATGAAGTTGGTAGAGCGTATATTATTGCCTGAATAGGAAGTGGCAATACCTGAATATCAGTGAACATTAAAAACATAGCGGGTATCATAATTGGCATAGTTAAATATCCGATAAAGCTGTTTGCTATTCTAACATCGCTACTTAAAGCACCGACTAGAACACCTAGCGAGGTTACGAATATCATAGATAATATGACAAGTATGCCTGTGACAATGAAGGATTCTATTGTTGGAGAAATAGATATCGGCGTTGAAAAATTCTTATATAAGCCAAAAGTGAAAGATCGCATGTAAAAGTAGAAGCCTACGAGGTAAAAGCCTCCGTACAAAATTGCGATGACGGATGAACTAAACAGCTTTGCAAGCAATATTTCAAAACGTGACACGGGCAGGGTTAGAAGTGTCTCAAGAGTTTTTTCCTCGTTTTCAACAGCTGTAGCTGTCGCGGCGATTTGCGCAATAAATATTGTTAACATAAACGGAGTTAGAACAGAAATAATCACGGTCATCATCATAGACGAAAATATCGCACCTGGATGGGCTTCAATTTCCACTCCTTTAAAAATGGTGATAGATTTGAGTTTTATGGGATTCTTTAAAATTTCAGGATCGACGTTTGGAGCTAAACCTGTTAAAATATCGTCGCTCAGCCTTTGAGAGTATTCACTGACAACATTTTCAATGCCAGTATATGTAAGGGTGGAGGAGGTACTCACCGAGTTCACGATATAATAAATTGAAACATTAACTCCTTCGCAGCTTTGAATTTTCGACGCAAAGCCTTCAGGTATAGCGATAAGCGCGGCGGCCTCCATCTCCCTAGCAGCTTCCAAGCATTCCCCCAAAGTCTTACCTTCAATCTTTTCAATGTTCAGCTTTTTATCAGCTAGAAACTTTAAAAAATCCTTACTGAGGTCAGTATTGTCAAAATCTACTAGAACTATTGTAGCGCTTTCAACTGCACTAATCGAAGATTGGAACGATACTTGGAATATAGCGCCCATCAATGGAAGTATTATAATCGTAGAGATTATGCCTATGTAGATTCTAGGATCTCTAAGCATATCTTTTATTTCTTTTTCAACTAGCGGCTTAATACGCCAAATCATAACCAACTACCTTTATAAAAACCTCTTCCAAGCTTTCAGCTCCATATTTCTCCTTTAGCTCTCTAGGTTCTCCAATATCCAGAATAAGCCCTTTATGTATCAAAGCAACTCTAGAACATACATGCTCCACCTCCAGCATATTGTGGCTTGAAACTATAACAGTTACGCCATTTTTTGAGGCAAAATCTCTTATTAACCTCCTTACATGGAGTGCATGTGCAACGTCCAAACCCGAGGTAGGCTCGTCAAGTATAGCTAGTTTAGGCTTAACCATGAAAACTCTCGCTATTTGAAGACGCCTCTTCATTCCTTTACTGTAATGCTTTACTTTATCGTGTATCCTCTCTCCCAATCCCGAAATTTTTACAGCTTCCTCAACAGCTTCTTCAACATCCATCCTCGACTCAAAGTATATTTGAGCTATTATTCTCAAATACTCGTACCCGGAGAGGTTCCTGTAAGCTCCCGCCTCCTCGGGTAAGTAGCTTATTATTTTTCTAACTTTATCAGCTTCGCTTACAACGTCATATCCAAAAATATTGACTAAGCCTCTAGTTGGAAATAATAGGGTGGCCAAAATCCTTAAAGTGGTCGTTTTTCCAGCACCGTTAGGTCCTATGAGACCGAAGACTTCTCCTTTTTCAACGATGAAGGAGACTCCGTTTAGCGCTCTTACCGGGCCAAATTCCTTTACGAGATTATTAACTAATACAGCCGTGTCAGCCATATTTATTTCATTATTAATAATGTTGTTTATTTATATTTTTTAGCATAAATTTTACGGACAATTTTGCCTTTAGCTAATGTTATGATTTTAGGATAAATAACGAATTAGATGCTTCTAAACTAGCTTTTCTTCTTCAACTGTATCTTATCACCTATACTTGCAGAAACCATCTTTGCGGCACTACCTTTAAAAACGCACAATTCCAGTAAGTTTTCGCTGTCGATTATCAACCCGAGTTTTCCAGGACTAATACCGCTAAAAGTTTCGGCGAAAACAATTTCATACTTTATAACTCCAACATGAACTTCTAGAATTTCACTATCTAACACGTTGAGACTATCTAATTGTTCCTTTCCAATGTTCATTATCACGTTGCCGTAACTATCTATGTGTATTATTTCCCCTGTAATACTTTCATTTTTCACATAGGATTTTTCCATGAAAATAGTATTGTAGTCGTCTACCTGAACACCCATATCCTCCGGCTTAACACCGCAAGCCAGAAATGCCGGAACGGGAGCGAAAATATCTCTTCCATGAAACGTTCTAGACATATCATCTCTCATATAATCCTTGTTTGTTATCTCGTATACTTTTTCAATGCCATCATCCTCAGCGGCTATAGAAAGAACGCCATTATCAGGACCTACAAAAACATAGTTTTTTGTTTTCATTATTAAGGCTTTCATATCGGTGCCAACTTCCGGGTAAA
This genomic interval carries:
- a CDS encoding SAM-dependent chlorinase/fluorinase; translated protein: MSKKFITLLTDFGCEDHYIAVLKGIIYSICPEAFVVDITHSIPKFNTKVASCILNFAYKYFPRETIHSVAVYPEVGTDMKALIMKTKNYVFVGPDNGVLSIAAEDDGIEKVYEITNKDYMRDDMSRTFHGRDIFAPVPAFLACGVKPEDMGVQVDDYNTIFMEKSYVKNESITGEIIHIDSYGNVIMNIGKEQLDSLNVLDSEILEVHVGVIKYEIVFAETFSGISPGKLGLIIDSENLLELCVFKGSAAKMVSASIGDKIQLKKKS
- a CDS encoding 2'-5' RNA ligase family protein; this translates as MPTYFIGYKAPLTEFDKCVREPYRLIPLEQRHLTLLYFGFLKKHEIEVLLKKVKSVKAERVTVLFNSLTAFPSLQKPKYLAAIPDYKGRNRLMKIRESVEGLFADFTKEKYEIFNPHVSIAYTRSKPTIELQKKASKSIKNCKRVKETLVFDRLLIFRAEKGKITVIV
- a CDS encoding DEAD/DEAH box helicase, with the translated sequence MDVLEALHPYIRKLWLEKGFGALTPPQVDAIPHVLSGENVLIVAPTGTGKTEAAFLPILSKLLDEEKKGIKIIYITPLRTLNRDLLNRLEWWTLKLDLRIAVRHGDTSMSERRVQALKPPDIMITTPETFQLLLIGERLKQHIQGLKWVIVDEVHEVADSKRGVQLALLLEKARKMTGRVFQLIGLSATVGNPEGVAEFLSGVGRKCRVVYTPVAKLFEVKVAWPDVKGEDYILAEKLMVSESLAARLRYIREAVEKYGSVLIFSNTRPTVEMLGSRLKLWDIKFPVYVHHGSLSQEERIRIEDMLRAGKIKGVVCTSSMELGIDIGHVDFVIQYNSPREVRRLIQRIGRSGHGIGRVSKGVVLVGDSDDALEAIVLVNLLKLEKIEPSIPPRKPFDVLAHEIVGFALTGLYTPEEIYELARKTVPYRNLEWIEYEELLKFLEDIGLIRIRGKYVRPAGRRSYDYFYGVLSMIPEVKQYDVVERDSGDFIGLLDDFFVSEYCEPGARFIMAGRPWEVVSLTENTVYVKSIEDYRSAIPSWVGEEIPVPFHVAQEVGRIRGEVEKLAQKGLGLKEVAEVVSQKYGVSVKTVEKAILSVYCMAREGVPVPTHRRIVVEDAEGIIVVHAHFGNRVNRVLGKYLSYRISRLFGLPVYVSEKPYRILLRVEGVGMEEIEAILKDTTVEKFKKHLIAAVEESRIFRWRLQQVARKMGVIEPGTMLARGDVEKLAISLKDTPPYKEALKEVLYKDMDLENALKVVEKIEQGEIEVKPILGPTRLTLEHYRYLSEYLEPVSPEKRDMINLMMFKIRLFSSFISLACLECGYVWSSPVAELVERLECPACFSDRLAFDAVSEREMNLRLKKCKKGKGRGCRKFWSSVKALQSYGLGAILARAAGFSFRDVLKIAEGYDGNIDSFVKKLWIERKKRIIKEKSKS
- a CDS encoding TIGR04084 family radical SAM/SPASM domain-containing protein → MLFYVFTTGKCNLRCKYCSGSFPQNLVPWEVKYDIKDLISFLEQDGDLVVAFYGGEPLLNPGIIREIMDRVNAKHFVIQTNGLLVKQLPIEYWRRFDTILLSIDGIREVTDYYRGAGVYDRVIEAAKYLRSIGAKADLVARMTVSEKGSIYRDVTHLLSLNLFDHVHWQLDVVWSDRWKNFDKWVLEDYLPGLDKLVKLWIDKLEKGVVLGIAPFLGIAKAMLFDEFISPPCGSGSKAFAVSTDGSILACPIAVDVEWARIGHIKDFKPRDLEGALKIGKPCVDCRIFKYCGGRCLYAYYEKLWGEEGFRKICTITKFLVDNLLKFKNKIIRLLEDKKINRELLYYPPFLNTIEVIP
- a CDS encoding AAA family ATPase gives rise to the protein MPATIKEVILENFMSYKYSRIPFKPGLNIITGPNGSGKSSILLGISVALGQTYTERGRRLSDLIRRGEDVARVTVVLDNSPIRSRRPLPWFRSDEVYFTRYIRSDGQYWHEINGRSVPKIEVYRYLSKIGLNPDNMLIIMHQNMIEEFAFLSAQEKLRIVEDAIGLRGYRSRIVSALEKLEYTKREEEKVREMLAKAEEALSYWREMHDKYLRRRKLEEKLQLLKREKAWIMVRDREKELAELAGRVKELRGEIESTKLMLEDRIKRIEELNSKITSLENNIINGSINLENGISNLREKWMEYANLLADKKLSEFKISLLERELDSLSREEKKLRRKIRELKNKALEYGARVESSRSLSDVEEDLRQIELSIAALGTIPENVVEAFEKYSTAFEELSRKAEEAALNRKKALEELEKRINIWRQRLVNVISEVAESYRWFLQRFDAVGDVKLVNLDDFANAGLELTVGFKGLEPALLDPYTQSGGERSTAIMCFLLALQSHIKSPLRAIDEFDVHMDPSNRAAILDMVIQQAKENKNIQYILITPGPMDKMPENANIILVQKVKTASSPSLVG
- a CDS encoding ABC transporter permease; the encoded protein is MIWRIKPLVEKEIKDMLRDPRIYIGIISTIIILPLMGAIFQVSFQSSISAVESATIVLVDFDNTDLSKDFLKFLADKKLNIEKIEGKTLGECLEAAREMEAAALIAIPEGFASKIQSCEGVNVSIYYIVNSVSTSSTLTYTGIENVVSEYSQRLSDDILTGLAPNVDPEILKNPIKLKSITIFKGVEIEAHPGAIFSSMMMTVIISVLTPFMLTIFIAQIAATATAVENEEKTLETLLTLPVSRFEILLAKLFSSSVIAILYGGFYLVGFYFYMRSFTFGLYKNFSTPISISPTIESFIVTGILVILSMIFVTSLGVLVGALSSDVRIANSFIGYLTMPIMIPAMFLMFTDIQVLPLPIQAIIYALPTSYPLIAVKSMILGELSPVAVYGILYSLTVTLLVIYVAAKLLTPEKLLTLQYKLMIRRKKKIRFALFRK
- a CDS encoding NifB/NifX family molybdenum-iron cluster-binding protein translates to MKIAIPSVDNKGLDSFVEQHFGRAKYYTIIELKGKEIEKIEVIENPFIRHSPGETPRFLKSLNVDVAITGGIGRRAVQFFEELGINIVSGVSGKISDVVKAFIEGKLESGEPGCPN
- a CDS encoding ABC transporter ATP-binding protein, producing the protein MADTAVLVNNLVKEFGPVRALNGVSFIVEKGEVFGLIGPNGAGKTTTLRILATLLFPTRGLVNIFGYDVVSEADKVRKIISYLPEEAGAYRNLSGYEYLRIIAQIYFESRMDVEEAVEEAVKISGLGERIHDKVKHYSKGMKRRLQIARVFMVKPKLAILDEPTSGLDVAHALHVRRLIRDFASKNGVTVIVSSHNMLEVEHVCSRVALIHKGLILDIGEPRELKEKYGAESLEEVFIKVVGYDLAY